One Narcine bancroftii isolate sNarBan1 chromosome 3, sNarBan1.hap1, whole genome shotgun sequence DNA window includes the following coding sequences:
- the rps9 gene encoding small ribosomal subunit protein uS4, which translates to MPVARSWVCSKTYVAPRRPFEKSRLDQELKLIGEYGLRNKREVWRVKFTLAKIRKAARELLTLDEKDARRLFEGNALLRRLVRIGVLDESKMKLDYILGLKIEDFLERRLQTQVFKLGLAKSIHHARVLIRQRHIRVRKQVVNIPSYIVRLDSQKHIDFSLRSPYGGGRPGRVKRRNAKKAQGGGGAAEDEEED; encoded by the exons ATGCCTGTTGCTCGATCATGGGTGTGCAGCAAGACATACGTGGCTCCCCGCCGACCCTTTGAGAAATCACGTCTGGACCAGGAACTAAAGCTGATTG GTGAATATGGCCTACGGAACAAACGGGAGGTGTGGCGTGTAAAGTTCACCCTGGCCAAGATTCGCAAGGCAGCCCGCGAACTGCTGACTCTGGATGAGAAGGATGCCCGGCGCCTGTTTGAGG GCAATGCCCTCCTGCGCCGTCTGGTCCGCATCGGGGTGCTGGACGAGAGCAAAATGAAGCTGGATTACATCCTGGGGCTGAAGATCGAGGACTTCCTGGAGCGGCGCCTGCAGACACAGGTCTTCAAACTGGGTCTGGCCAAATCCATCCATCACGCCCGTGTGCTCATCCGCCAGAGGCACATCAG GGTCAGAAAGCAGGTGGTGAACATCCCATCGTACATTGTGCGCCTGGACTCACAGAAACACATAGACTTCTCACTACGTTCCCCGTATGGAGGTGGGCGACCTGGCCGTGTCAAGCGCCGCAACGCCAAGAAGGCACAGGGAGGTGGAGGGGCTGctgaggatgaggaggaggacTGA